From a single Pochonia chlamydosporia 170 chromosome Unknown PCv3seq00010, whole genome shotgun sequence genomic region:
- a CDS encoding lipase 1 precursor (similar to Aspergillus niger CBS 513.88 XP_001391137.1) encodes MSLFHVFAGPLLFAALLASALSASVPPLLPAQQGRTLSKAEVAAPIPPKQDPFYTAPPGFEAASPGQILRIRPAPGNFNSIIANCSAAYNILYRTTDSQYQPTWAVTTLFVPTSSSNTNMTLGPGPGQGLLSYQVAYDSADLNASPSFTLYSDADSAIDIGISLGQGWFVNVPDYGGPLASFTAGVISDHATLDSVRATRKASFGLRPNAPNAMWGYSGGALASEWAAELAIQYAPELRFAGAALGGLTPNVTSVLISTEGTNKAALSVAGIIGLSTQFPAFGELVEDSLKTSGKFNKTGFFASQNFTLTQAIQAFGVANVSSFFENGFNFLFSPVTQDAINRDGIMVYHGVPQMPLHVYKAIQNEISPIRDTDALVEKYCSVGVSIAYSRNAIGSHPEEFINGRAAAFAFLTNVMSGMYNSKGCQVQNISFKAMRSGFAGALITGSSVAPTMQPKETAVFTSDGLASVIVSESSLLLVATLVFLGIERLIN; translated from the coding sequence ATGTCCCTCTTCCACGTCTTTGCTGGCCCTTTACTGTTTGCTGCGCTGTTGGCATCGGCGCTGTCAGCATCAGTGCCACCATTACTGCCAGCCCAACAGGGTCGTACTCTTTCAAAGGCAGAAGTTGCTGCTCCTATTCCTCCCAAGCAGGACCCATTCTACACGGCTCCTCCAGGATTTGAAGCAGCGTCTCCGGGACAGATTCTTCGTATTCGACCTGCACCAGGGAACTTTAATAGCATTATCGCCAACTGTTCCGCCGCGTACAACATTCTCTATCGTACTACAGACAGCCAATATCAGCCAACATGGGCTGTAACCACCCTATTCGTGCCGACATCGAGCTCGAACACCAACATGACCCTCGGGCCTGGGCCGGGACAAGGCCTGCTCTCATACCAGGTCGCTTATGACTCGGCGGATCTCAATGCCAGTCCGTCGTTTACTTTGTATTCTGACGCCGACTCAGCCATAGATATTGGCATTTCTCTTGGCCAGGGTTGGTTCGTCAACGTGCCAGACTACGGGGGCCCTCTTGCATCCTTCACCGCAGGCGTTATATCTGACCATGCTACCCTCGACTCCGTGCGTGCCACACGCAAAGCATCCTTTGGACTTCGTCCCAACGCTCCCAATGCAATGTGGGGATATTCCGGTGGCGCCTTAGCCAGTGAATGGGCTGCTGAGCTGGCAATACAGTACGCTCCTGAGTTGCGCTTTGCTGGAGCGGCCCTTGGTGGACTTACACCGAATGTGACATCTGTCTTGATCTCGACTGAGGGGACCAATAAAGCCGCACTCTCGGTTGCCGGGATTATAGGACTATCGACGCAGTTCCCAGCCTTTGgagaacttgttgaagataGTCTTAAAACAAGTGGCAAATTCAATAAGACGGGGTTCTTTGCATCTCAGAATTTCACTCTCACCCAGGCGATTCAAGCGTTTGGCGTTGCCAACGTTTCCAGCTTTTTTGAAAACGGCTTTAATTTCCTCTTCTCACCGGTAACGCAAGATGCAATAAATCGTGATGGAATAATGGTCTATCACGGTGTACCGCAGATGCCACTTCACGTTTATAAGGCAATCCAGAATGAAATCAGTCCTATTCGCGATACTGATGCACTCGTTGAGAAATATTGCAGCGTCGGTGTTAGTATTGCCTATTCAAGAAATGCTATTGGTAGCCACCCTGAGGAGTTTATCAACGGCCGCGCagctgcatttgcatttcTAACCAACGTAATGAGTGGTATGTATAACTCGAAAGGATGCCAAGTCCAAAACATCTCATTTAAAGCAATGAGATCCGGATTCGCGGGAGCATTGATTACCGGTTCGAGTGTTGCACCAACCATGCAGCCTAAGGAGACTGCTGTCTTTACGAGCGACGGGCTAGCCAGTGTGATTGTATCTGAATCTTCACTCTTACTGGTGGCTACTCTAGTATTTTTGGGAATAGAGAGACTTATTAATTAG